One Oncorhynchus kisutch isolate 150728-3 linkage group LG30, Okis_V2, whole genome shotgun sequence genomic window, agttaacccactgttcctagaccagttaacccactgttcctagaccagttaacccactgttcctagaccagttaacccctgttcctagaccagttaacccactgttcctagaccagttaacccactgttcctagaccagttaacccactgttcctagaccagttaacccactgtttcctagacagttaaccactgttcctagaccagttaacccactgttcctagaccagttaacccactgttcctagaccagttaacccactgttcctagaccagttaacccactgttcctagaccagttaaccccactgttcctagaccagttaacccactgtcctagaccagttaacccactgttcctagacagttaacccactagaccagttaaccccactgttcctagaccagttaaccccactgtttcctagaccagttaacccactgtccctagaacCAGTTAACCCACAtgtcctagaccagttaaacccactatagaccagttaaccccactgttcctagaccagttaacccactgttcctagaccagttaacccactgttcctagaccagttaacccactagaccagttaaccccactgttcctagaccagttaaccccactgttcctagaccagttaacccactgtttcctagaccagttaacccactgttcctagaccagttaaccccactgttcctagaccagttaaccccactgtttcctagaccagttaacccactgttcctagaccagttaacccactgttcctagaccagttaacccactgttcctagaccagttaacccactgttcctagaccagttaacccactgttcctagacccagtaaccactgttcctagaccagttaacccactgtttcctagaccagttaaccccactgttcctagaccagttaaccccactgttcctagaccagttaacccactgttcctagaccagttaacccactgttcctagaccagttaaccccactgttcctagaccagttaaccccactgttcctagaccagttaaccccactgttcctagaccagttaacccccactgttcctagaccagttaaccccactgttcctagaccagttaaccccactgttcctagaccagttaaccccactgttcctagaccagttaaccccactgttcctagaccagttaaccccactgttcctagaccagttaaccccactgttcctggaccagttaacccactgttcctaggccgtcattgaaaataagaatttgttcttaactgacttgcctggtgaaattaaaatgtataccagcatttctttaaaaaatttacacaaatactggtatgttgaaagctgTTGTGTAGGCCCTGTaggttctctccaaccctgttcctagagcgCTCCCACcctgtaggttctctctccaaccctgttcctagagcgCTCCCACCCTGTaggttctctccaaccctgttcctagagcgctcccaccctgttctctccaaccctgttcctagagcgCTCCCACCCTGTaggttctctccaaccctgttcctggagcgcTACCACCCTGTaggttctctccaaccctgttcctagagcgCTCCCACcctgtaggttctctctccaaccctgttcctagagcgCTCCCACcctgtaggttctctctccaaccctgttcctagagcgctcccatcctgtaggttctctccaaccctgttcccagagCGCTCCCACCCTGTAagttctctctccaaccctgttcctggagagctacctccctgttctctctccaaccctgttcctagagcgCTACCACCCTGTaggttctctccaaccctgttcctagagcgCTCCCACcctgtaggttctctctccaaccctgttcctagagcgCTCCCACcctgtaggttctctctccaaccctatTCCTAGAGCGCTCCCATCCTGTaggttctctccaaccctgttcccagagCGCTCCCACCCTGTAagttctctctccaaccctgttcctggagagctaccaccctgttctctctccaaccctgttcctagagcgctcccatcctgtaggttctctccaaccctgttcctagagcgCTCCCACCCTGTAagttctctctccaaccctgttcctagagagctaccaccctgttctctctccaaccctgttcctagagcgCTCCCACCCTGTAagttctctctccaaccctgttcctagagcgCTCCCACCCTGTAagttctctctccaaccctgttcctagagcgCTCCCACcctgtaggttctctctccaaccctgttcctagagcgctcccatcctgtaggttctctccaaccctgttcctagagcgCTCCCACCCTGTaagttctctccaaccctgttcctagagcgCTCCCACCCTGTaagttctctccaaccctgttcctggagagctaccaccctgttctctctccaaccctgttcctagagcgctcccatcctgtaggtttttgatccaaccctgttcctggagagctcccaccctgtaggttctctctccaaccctgttcagggtggtagctctccaggaacagggtgcagggtatgaggtaataacatggctatatatacagggtaccaggtaataacatggctatatatacagggtaccagtactgagtcgatgtgcagggtatgaggtaattgaggtagatatgtgaATGTATGTATGGATAAAGTGACAAGACAACAGGATAATAAAAATTGTAGTTTTCATAATTGGTCctaaatattttttacatctCATAAATAACTTATGGCCTTTTCTTGCTGGCACAATATCATTTTAATCACTGTCCAATGTTATCTTATTATTCAACTAATTATTACAATGTGTTGAAATGcaagcttttattttgaaggtttcctcattaccatatGGAAGTGGCATCTTTGTTTGTGCTGCTGGCAGAATTGAACTGTGCTGTTGCCTGAACATAAAACCATGGGAGATCTAGGGCAGAAACAACAGAAACTGGATACATTTTTGAAGGTATTTTGAAAGGAGTTCTACCAAACCAGCTTTTCTACAACTTGAGTTACTGCCAAAACCTACAAAATGTGATGGTGTTTTTTCTAAATTACAGAAGATTACTAGTCCAAGTAATACTTCAAACAACCAACAACAAACTCCTGACCAATCTCCAGGAGCTGATGCCAAGGTGACACCCACACACTCTGTCATGTTACTTTTAATCTTAGTTTTATTTTGTTAGTGTGACTTGCTTCAGCAGTTACACTTTAAATATTGTACAACTTATTTCTGACTCTTCTTTGTTTCTTacaattcttacacagggacactcaaagtcaatctttaaataaataattgtTTATTGTCAGCGTGCTAGTACACATGTTAATCAGGAGCTCTGCCTCATaagacccagcagttgtcttatacacggctatacacagacaagttttatatttgcatgatttagcataattaatGAATCATTACCGTTTTGTTCTATTCGTGTGACGGACCAAGGCTGGTTCGTAGCATGTGATGCCTTACGAGGCTCCTCCTCTCTAAGCTGAAACCTTGAAACAGAGATCTTTTGTTTGTTCTCCAAACAAAATCTGGTCGTACTGCCAAACTGcagctactgatagtgaggatttgtacagtcagccacttgcatgaacacagaaattggttcctagaacagcacatgaatagaagaCAGAAATTAGTTAAAAGAATAGTACAAACAATTACATTCCCTTAGCACTGTTTATGCTAGATACCACTAcaactaatactaccactactaccactacagctaatactaccactactaccactacaactaatactactaccactacaactaatactactaccactacaactaatactactaccactacaactaatactaccaccactaccactacaactaatactactaccactacaactaatactactaccactacaactaatactaccaccactacaactaatactaccaccactacaactaatactaccaccactacaactaatactaccaccactacaactaccactacaactaatacaactaccactactactactaccaccaccattactactactaccactaccaccactactaactactactaccaccaccattactaccactactactaccaccattactactactactaccaccattactacggggcggcagggtagcctagtggttagagccggaaggttgcaagttcaaatccccgagctgacaaggtacaaatctgtcgttctacccctgaacaggcagttaacccactgttcctaggccgtcattgaaaataagaatttgttcttaactgacttgcctagttaaataaagaaaagaaaataccaccactactactaatactactactaatactactactaataccactactactactaataccactactactaataccactactactaatactaccactaccaccactactactaccaccactactactaataccaccactactactaccaccactactactaataccaccactactaccaccactactactaccaccactactactaataccactactaataccaccactactaatactactactactactaataccactactactaataccactactactaataccactactactaccaccactactactaataccactactactaccactactactaatactactaccaccactactactaataccactactactaataccactactactaccaccactactactaataccactactactaccaccactactactaataccactactaataccactactactaccaccactactactactaccaccactactactaataccactactaataccaccactactaatactactactactaccaccactactaccactactactactaataccactactactactactaataccactactactactactaataccactactactaccaccactactactaatactactactactaccactactactactaccactactactactaataccactactactaataccactactactaataccaccactactactactaataccattactactaccaccactactactaccaccattactactatccCTCTAGTATTTATAATACAGTCACTACTATACTAGCTAGAGGTTGagcgatttatgatttttcaacgtggataccgattaatcgggtgatttatttatttgtaataacgacaattacaacaatactgaatgaacacgtaTTTTAactttaatataatacatcaatgaaatcaatttagcctaaaataaatcatgaaacatgttcaatttggtttaaataatgcaagaacaaagtgttggagaagaaagtaaaagtgcaatatgtgccctGTAAGAAAGcgaacgtttcagttccttgctcagaacatgagaacatatgaaagctggtggttccttttaacatgagtcttcaatattcccaggtaagaagttttaggttgtagttattataggaattataggactatttctctctataccatttgtatttcattaacctttgactattggatgttcttataggcactttagtattgccagtgtaacagtatagcttccgtccctctcctcgctcctccctgggctcgaaccaggaacacaacgacaacagccaccatcgaagcagcattacccatgcagagcaaggggaacaactactagaaggctcagagctagtgacgtttgaaacgcaattagcgcgcgctaactagctagccatttcacatcggttacaccagcctaatctcgggagttgataggcttgaagtcataaacagcgcaatgcttgacgcacaacgaagagctgctggaaaaacgcctgaatgtgctgtttgaatgaatgtttacgcgcctgcttctgcctaccaccgctcagtcagatacttagatacttgtatgctcagtcagatactcagatacttgtatgctcagtcagatactcagatacttgtatgctcagtcagattatatgcaacgcaggacacgctagataatatctagtaaaatcatcaaccatgtgtagttaactagtgattatgattgattgttttttataagataagtttaatgctagcttgcaacttaccttggcttactgcattcgagtAACAGGCAGTCGAGAGGCaggaggcaggtcgttattgcgttgtactagttaactgtaaggttgcaagattgggtccaccgagctgacaagatgaaaatgtgtctttctgcccctgaacaaggtagttaacccactgttcctaggccgtcgttgaaagtaagaatgtgttcttaactgacttgcctagttaaataaaggttaaataaaggttaaataaaggttaaataaacattaaataatggtgtaaaaaatacagatttccgattgttatgaaaacttgaaatcggccattccattaatcggtcgacctctaatactaGCCCCAACTTTTCAACATTAGCCTCTAACAATTTAAACTTCAGAAATGATTCCACTAACCTTCAAAGACAGCTGAAGCAAGTCACACAATTTGTTTAGATGAAAAATGACCCTTTTCTTGTAATTGTAGTTGATGTATATGTTGTAACTCATCCATTACAAACTCATCAGGGTAAATCCTCGGACAACCAGCCAGGAACATCTCGCCAATCTCAGGATCCTCATATCAAGGTTCGACATGCATTCATCTGCCTGTATTTGCTTTAGTTGGTACTGTTTAGCTTTTCCAATTTATTTGTCTGTTCATTAATAATAGTAAATTATGAGTTCTTTTTAATAGTCTTCTATTTTACAAGCGGAGGTGAGGCGGAGTCACTCTCTTCCTGCGTCTTAAAATCGTTGTCACTCTCGGACCAAGGGAGAATTTCCTCTTGGCCTAATGGTTGACATTGGTTTCCTGAGAGGGAGACTGTGGTTCTAATCCCCTGAGCCTTAACACTTACATCTCTTCTGTCACAGAAAGAAGCACATGATGAAAGCCATTCTTTCCGATACCGCTTCGGATaccaacaacgcagagttacatGCCATACTCATGGAACGGTCCTGGATGCACTGCGAACAAGCACGGAGTTCAAGAATACGACAAAGATAAGACAGGGGATGGAAATTGTCATCCAAAGAGAGAAAGAACCACGGGCAGCTGTCAGTACACATTTCCCCTGTCATTTAATTGATAACAATGAGCTACTGACAGTCAGCTTCATCAGACTTCTAAACGGTGGTTCTTCAGATACCCGGGGCCTTAACAAACAGAGTAACCCACCAAAAATACAACCTGACAAGTTGATGACTTTCTGTGTTGAAACTGAGGGTGGACAAAATATTAAAACGAAAGTAATGAAAAACCCAGAGCTAAAGAAGAAAGTGAagtatgtttgtgtgtactgCTACAAAGGGGAAAAGGTGAAGCAAGccttgaggagagatgggagatttGATAAAACCGTCTTGAAAACACGCTGTGTTCTTTCTGAGCCAGAGACCAGTGTCGACACAGAGATGTCCCAGCCAGTTGATGGTCTTGATGGGAAAAGTCATCAAGGTCGTAAAGGTGAAATGTTGATTGTGAAGGTGAAACGTATCGGTCGTGTATCTCAGCCACAACCAGATAGTCTTGAGGATTGGGACAACACACCAACTGAAGAGCTGTCCGTCCCCTCTGGTGTAACATCGGAAGCAGCTCTCTCTCCTCAGAATCCTACCACAACAGACACGGTTAAAACACAGTTGCAGTCAAAAGAGGCAGGAAAAGATGGTAGTTATCTGGTAGTGAAGCAAAAACGGCAAGAGATTCCAAACTCTAAAGAGATCCTAAACATCCTGCGTTCCCAATATGCAGGTTTGGTAGATcacttgaaagagagagagaatttgaaaAAGCCTTCAGACGTGCAACAATTCTTAAGAGTAGagtttggaaagaaaacacagaGCTTCCAAGAGGTGAAGAAAGTGAAGAGACTAATGGAGCTGAGTGCTTCTGTTTGTCAGGTGAGAATTGAAGGGAATGCAAAAGGAACTGGCTTCCTTCTGTTTGAAAAGTTCATCCTTACAAACGCCCATGTTGTCCATCAAATCTATGAGCCGATAACTAACAAGCTGCAACAATCGGTAACAGTCACGTTTGACTTTGAAGACCTGGATGAGAGAACGCAGCAGATACCAGTGCAAAGTGAGGTTGTAGCCTATGGAAAAGTTGATTCTGGGGATCTTGACTTCGCTCTGCTGGAGCTTAGCTCAGATCCTGACATCACCTTGCCTTCAAGCTTGATTGACACCTTCAGCTTTCCGTCTCTAAAGGGTGGAATCTGCATCATCGGCCACCCCGAGGGTGGGGTGAAACAGAAAGACCCCTGCTTTATCATTCAACATGGAGATCGTAAACGAGCTGTAGAAAAACATGTAAGAGAAAATAAGGAATTCTTATATGTCATAAACAACAGATATTTTGAGGAGAAATGGGACATCGACACACATCTACCGAGGGACACAGAAAAGATTACCTATGACACCTGTTTCTTCCACGGTGCCTCTGGCTCTCCAGTCTTCAATGAGTACTGCCAGCTGATCGCTATGCATACAGCAGGCTACTCCTACCAGGGTAAAAGAGGGAAAACCCAGAGTGTCATAGAGTATGCCATTCCGCTGTCAGGCATACTTGAGGAGATCATCATTCAAGCGGTGCGTAGGAAAAGGGTTGATGTGCTACAGGGATTCCTGAGCCAGAGGAGTATGAAATTAGACGTAGTGATGGAAAGAGTCAAGGCACAGTCTGATAATGCCAGCCTGGTCAAGGCATTTCAGGAGAAGCTGCCGGTCAACAGTAACTCTTCGGCTACAGATCAGGGAACCTTCCACCAGTTCCTCTTTGATAAAGCCACAGGGGTCGACGTCACAGGGGTCGACGTCACAGGGGTCGAAGCCATGGAGGTGGATGATATCTATGACAATTGAAAAAAATGCCCAGTTGTCATAtttaagtaaaataaaaaaaagatacataaattatatataatatagaaagttactcaaaagGTGAATGTCACCCAGGAAAATAGTACTGAAGTCTAAAAAGATTTGATTCTAAATGtactttagtatcaaaagtaaaagtgtaaatcaTCTCAAATTTCTTACgttaagcaaagcagacggcaccattttcttgttttgaaaatgtatggatcgccaggggcacactccaacactcagacaacaTTTACAaacgatgcatttgtgtttagtgagtcctccagagcAGAGGCTAaaagggaccagggatgttctctgtttagtgagttcaccagatcagaggcagtagagatgaccagggatgttctctgtttagtgagttcaccagatcagaggcagtagggatgaccagggatgttctctgtttagtgagtccttcagatcagagccagtagggatgaccagggatttctctgtttagtgagtcctccagatcagaggcagtagtgatgaccagggatgttttcctgaatttgactattttcctgtcaaaatgtaatgagtacttttgtgtgtcagggaaaatgtatggagtaaaaagtacatagttttctttaggaatgtagtgaagtaaaattcAAAGTCTAAACTGTATCATTATGTTTTCATATATTAATTAGTTTATTTCATGATTACATTCCTCAATACAGACCTGTTCTTAGGCAGATCATGATTACATTCCTCAATACAGACCTGTTCTTAAGCAGATCATGATTACATTCCTCAATACAGACCTGTTCTTAGGCAGATCATGATTACATTCCTCAATACAGACCTGTTCTTAGGCAGATCATGATTACATTCCTCAATACAGACCTGTTCTTAGGCAGATCATGATTACATTCCTCAATACAGACCTGTTCTTAGGCAGATCATGATTACATTCCTCAATACAGACCTGTTCTTAGGCAGATCATGATTACATTCCTCAATACAGACCTGTTCTTAGGCAGATCATGATTACATTCCTCAATACAGACCTGTTCTTAGGCAGATCATGATTACATTCCTCAATACAGACCTGTTCTTAGGCAGATCATGATTACATTCCTCAATACAGACCTGTTCTTAGGCAGATCATGATTACATTCCTCAATACAGACCTGTTCTTAGGCAGATCATGATTACATTCCTCAATACAGACCTGTTCTTAGGCAGATCATGATTACATTCCTCAATACAGACCTGTTCTTAGGCAGATCATGATTACATTCCTCAATACAGACCTGTTCTTAGGCAGATCATGATTACATTCCTCAATACAGACCTGTTCTTAGGCAGATCATGATTACATTCCTCAATACAGACCTGTTCTTAGGCTTCTACTATTGAGTCAAATAAACCTGAGATCTTTCCATGGGAATTGTAGTTTAACATACGCTAGTCTGACATGATTGTATTGTTTTCTGCCAAGGAGACGTACTGTAACCATTGTTTGTTTTAATCTTCAATATAAAAGCCCAGGAGAagcttttctactgtattattgactgtatgtttgtttactccatgtgtaactgtgttgttgtttgtgtcacactgctttgctttatcttggccaggttacagttgtaaatgagttgttctcaactggtctacctggttaaataaagggttagggttatatattatatatataaatacctggttaaataaagggttatatatataaatacctggttaaataaagggttatatatataaatacctggttaaataaagggttatatatataaatacctggttaaataaagggttatatatatataaatacctggttaaataaagggttagggttatatatataaatacctggttaaataaagggttagggttatatattatatatataaatacctggttaaataaagggttagggttatatataaatacctggttaaataaagggttatatatataaatacctggttaaataaagggttatatatataaatacctggttaaataaagggttagggttatatatataaatacctggttaaataaagggttagggttatatatataaatacctggttaaataaagggttatatatataaatacctggttaaataaagggttagggttatatatataaatacctggttaaataaagggttatatatataaatacctggttaaataaaggagaaataacAGCCCTCTGCTTTGTGAAAGACCAAGGACCAGAACTGAATATTCAGGACAGAAAGGAGAGCTggtagcagagagagacacaatccTGGTCCTGGATCAACTGTAATCTCTAATATAATAGTTCAGAGCAGTGGTTCTTAACCTTGTTGGAGGTACTGAACCCCACTAGTTTAATATGCGCATTCACCGAACCCTTCTTAATTGGAAAAatcaaatgtgatttttttttcaaattcaaAAACATAGGTATATATTTGACTGGTGCACAAAATTAACCGTGCATCAACATCACTGTGTTCAAAGAACAAAATCATCAAAATATCATTTTCACACAAAAACATAATAATGAATATTTACTGCAAATCAGTGCGACTTCTGCTGTTGCCTTTCAGAGACCAGTCCAGAAATGTGCGGCTTCACCTCGGCAAGTGCCACTCTCATGTCTCATGATGTCTCATGTCATTTTCTCCACAAAGCCTGTTCCTTTTCTTCGTTTTTATGTCCAGCCTCCTCGAAAAGGACTCTCTTGTAGGGAAGTCGAGAGACTTTGCAAGCTCATCTAAGTTGCTTGCTTCAGTTCCGCAGGTACAGAAATGTCTCCGATTCCAGATACATCTTCGATCTTACTTACACAGTCGTCCAGCAGGGGAAAGTTTTGCGAAGTTATCGTTCTCTGTTCGTCGTTTCCATAACGGTAGTTTTTTTTAAAAAGCCTTCAGGTTTTCCTTCGATGATGTTGACTCCACCTTTTGATTGAGATGAGCTAAGAAGATATCAGCCATGTACGCT contains:
- the LOC109883575 gene encoding protein FAM111A isoform X2, translated to MGDLGQKQQKLDTFLKITSPSNTSNNQQQTPDQSPGADAKGKSSDNQPGTSRQSQDPHIKKEAHDESHSFRYRFGYQQRRVTCHTHGTVLDALRTSTEFKNTTKIRQGMEIVIQREKEPRAAVSTHFPCHLIDNNELLTVSFIRLLNGGSSDTRGLNKQSNPPKIQPDKLMTFCVETEGGQNIKTKVMKNPELKKKVKYVCVYCYKGEKVKQALRRDGRFDKTVLKTRCVLSEPETSVDTEMSQPVDGLDGKSHQGRKGEMLIVKVKRIGRVSQPQPDSLEDWDNTPTEELSVPSGVTSEAALSPQNPTTTDTVKTQLQSKEAGKDGSYLVVKQKRQEIPNSKEILNILRSQYAGLVDHLKERENLKKPSDVQQFLRVEFGKKTQSFQEVKKVKRLMELSASVCQVRIEGNAKGTGFLLFEKFILTNAHVVHQIYEPITNKLQQSVTVTFDFEDLDERTQQIPVQSEVVAYGKVDSGDLDFALLELSSDPDITLPSSLIDTFSFPSLKGGICIIGHPEGGVKQKDPCFIIQHGDRKRAVEKHVRENKEFLYVINNRYFEEKWDIDTHLPRDTEKITYDTCFFHGASGSPVFNEYCQLIAMHTAGYSYQGKRGKTQSVIEYAIPLSGILEEIIIQAVRRKRVDVLQGFLSQRSMKLDVVMERVKAQSDNASLVKAFQEKLPVNSNSSATDQGTFHQFLFDKATGVDVTGVDVTGVEAMEVDDIYDN
- the LOC109883575 gene encoding protein FAM111A isoform X1, coding for MGDLGQKQQKLDTFLKKITSPSNTSNNQQQTPDQSPGADAKGKSSDNQPGTSRQSQDPHIKKEAHDESHSFRYRFGYQQRRVTCHTHGTVLDALRTSTEFKNTTKIRQGMEIVIQREKEPRAAVSTHFPCHLIDNNELLTVSFIRLLNGGSSDTRGLNKQSNPPKIQPDKLMTFCVETEGGQNIKTKVMKNPELKKKVKYVCVYCYKGEKVKQALRRDGRFDKTVLKTRCVLSEPETSVDTEMSQPVDGLDGKSHQGRKGEMLIVKVKRIGRVSQPQPDSLEDWDNTPTEELSVPSGVTSEAALSPQNPTTTDTVKTQLQSKEAGKDGSYLVVKQKRQEIPNSKEILNILRSQYAGLVDHLKERENLKKPSDVQQFLRVEFGKKTQSFQEVKKVKRLMELSASVCQVRIEGNAKGTGFLLFEKFILTNAHVVHQIYEPITNKLQQSVTVTFDFEDLDERTQQIPVQSEVVAYGKVDSGDLDFALLELSSDPDITLPSSLIDTFSFPSLKGGICIIGHPEGGVKQKDPCFIIQHGDRKRAVEKHVRENKEFLYVINNRYFEEKWDIDTHLPRDTEKITYDTCFFHGASGSPVFNEYCQLIAMHTAGYSYQGKRGKTQSVIEYAIPLSGILEEIIIQAVRRKRVDVLQGFLSQRSMKLDVVMERVKAQSDNASLVKAFQEKLPVNSNSSATDQGTFHQFLFDKATGVDVTGVDVTGVEAMEVDDIYDN